The genomic segment GGCTTCTTTGAACGCTTACAAGTCTATGGAGTCAGGTGCTAACGCATCTTTGAAGAAGGCTCAGAAGGTAGCTAAGATCCAGCAGGCTCACGAGGAGGCAACTCAGTTGGAGATGCCAACTTTGACAATGAACTTGCCTATCATCGCTACAATCGTAACACTTGGTACTTTGACAGGTCTTCTCGGTACTGTAACCGGTATGATCAAGTCATTCCAGGCCATGGGTGAAGGTGGTGGCGCTGACTCAGCAGCACTTTCTGTAGGTATTTCTGAGGCGTTGATCAACACCGCATTCGGTATCTTGACATCATGGTGTGCCGTTGTATCTTACAACACATTCACCAACAAGGTAGATAAGTTGACATACGCACTCGACGAGGTAGGTTACTCAATTGCTCAGACATACGAAGCTAACCACGCAGAAGAGGCTTAATTTTTGCTAACCCTTTAAAATTTTATCGCTATGGGTAAAGTAAAAATTAAGAAGAGTGACATCTGGATCGACATGACGCCTATGTCAGACGTTATGACCCTGCTGCTTACCTTCTTCATGCTCACCTCTACTTTCGTAAAGAATGAGCCAGTTAAGGTAAATACACCAGGTTCTGTGTCTGAGATTAAGGTGCCAGAGAACGGTGTCTTGACCATCTTGGTTAGTCCTCAAAAGGACAAGGCTGGTAATCCTACCGGCGAGGGCCAAGTATTTATGAGTATTGATAATACTGATCAGTTGGGAGCTACACTGAGCACAATGACAGGAGCATTCGGCGTGTCATTGAGCCCAAAACAGATTGAGACATTCAAGAGCGAAGGTACGTTCGGCGTACCTATGGGCGACTTGAGTACTTATCTGACAATGAACGCTTCTAAGCGTCCACAGTATCTCCAGACTAAAGGTATTCCTCTCGACAGTATTAAGGGCGGTATGAGCGAGTTCCAGCAGTGGGTTGACGCAGCTCGTAACGTAAACGAAGACATCAAGATTGCCCTCAAGGCAGATGCTTCTACACCTTACAAGACCGTTAAGAGAGTGATGAACGAACTCCAGGATATGGACGAGAGTCATTACTATATGATTACACAGTTAAAACAACAGGGGGACGAATAAATGGCAAAGAAAGAAAGCAAACAAAAGAAAATGAATGTCCGCGTAGACTTTACGCCTATGGTGGATATGCTCATGCTGCTTATCACGTTCTTCATGCTGTGTACATCTTTGAGCAAACCTCAGACTATGGAGCTGACTATGCCAAGTAATGATGAGAATACTCAAGAAAATCAGAAGAACGA from the Segatella copri genome contains:
- a CDS encoding MotA/TolQ/ExbB proton channel family protein; the protein is MATTKQAAPAKKSEGFQGVRGAFWIIVVCAIIAFTLFFTWFGNDMHFQDPGVQDHPADIWGTIYKGGVIVPVIHTLLLTVLAMTIERWLALKTATGKGALPKFVANIKAALNANDFAKAEQLCNKQRGTVANVVMASLNAYKSMESGANASLKKAQKVAKIQQAHEEATQLEMPTLTMNLPIIATIVTLGTLTGLLGTVTGMIKSFQAMGEGGGADSAALSVGISEALINTAFGILTSWCAVVSYNTFTNKVDKLTYALDEVGYSIAQTYEANHAEEA
- a CDS encoding ExbD/TolR family protein encodes the protein MGKVKIKKSDIWIDMTPMSDVMTLLLTFFMLTSTFVKNEPVKVNTPGSVSEIKVPENGVLTILVSPQKDKAGNPTGEGQVFMSIDNTDQLGATLSTMTGAFGVSLSPKQIETFKSEGTFGVPMGDLSTYLTMNASKRPQYLQTKGIPLDSIKGGMSEFQQWVDAARNVNEDIKIALKADASTPYKTVKRVMNELQDMDESHYYMITQLKQQGDE